One Serpentinicella alkaliphila DNA segment encodes these proteins:
- a CDS encoding xanthine phosphoribosyltransferase — protein sequence MELLRKKIIQDGRVLEGNILKVDSFLNHQLDIELLNEIGKEFKKRFEGKEITKILTAEVSGIAIAAIAAQYFNVPVVFAKKSESKTLDNETYEGNVYSYTKGKQYRVRVAKRYISESDKILVIDDFLANGQAILGLKEIVDSANASLVGVGIVIEKGFQDGGNLLRKIGINIQSLAIVEKFQDGAVVFKY from the coding sequence ATGGAATTATTAAGGAAAAAAATAATTCAAGATGGAAGAGTTTTAGAAGGTAATATATTGAAGGTGGATAGTTTTTTAAACCATCAACTTGATATAGAACTACTAAATGAAATTGGTAAGGAATTTAAAAAGAGGTTTGAAGGTAAAGAAATTACTAAAATTCTTACTGCAGAGGTTTCTGGTATAGCAATTGCAGCTATAGCAGCACAATATTTTAATGTTCCGGTAGTTTTTGCTAAAAAGTCAGAATCCAAGACCCTAGATAATGAAACTTATGAAGGTAATGTTTATTCTTATACAAAGGGAAAACAGTACAGGGTAAGGGTAGCAAAAAGATATATTAGTGAATCTGATAAGATTTTAGTTATTGATGATTTTTTAGCGAATGGTCAAGCGATTTTAGGTTTGAAAGAAATAGTTGACTCTGCAAATGCAAGTTTAGTTGGAGTTGGTATAGTTATAGAAAAAGGATTTCAAGATGGTGGTAATCTGTTAAGAAAAATAGGAATAAATATTCAATCGTTAGCAATTGTAGAGAAATTTCAAGATGGAGCAGTAGTTTTTAAATATTAA
- a CDS encoding (deoxy)nucleoside triphosphate pyrophosphohydrolase, with product MLDVVAVILENEFGDILIAKRKKGKELEGYWEFPGGKVEKNETPENSLKREIKEEMNIDIRVGSFVGESIYKYERGTIKLLAYKGNIIRGEITLLDHDEYRWVKYKELKLYKLAPADVPLVELIKI from the coding sequence ATGTTAGATGTTGTTGCGGTAATACTTGAAAATGAGTTTGGAGACATATTAATCGCTAAAAGGAAAAAGGGGAAGGAGTTAGAAGGGTATTGGGAGTTTCCAGGTGGTAAGGTAGAGAAGAATGAGACTCCGGAAAATAGTCTCAAGCGAGAAATTAAAGAGGAAATGAATATAGATATACGTGTTGGAAGCTTTGTAGGGGAGAGTATTTATAAATATGAAAGAGGAACTATCAAATTACTAGCATATAAAGGCAATATTATACGTGGTGAAATCACGCTTTTAGACCATGATGAATATAGATGGGTAAAATATAAGGAATTAAAATTATATAAACTAGCTCCAGCGGATGTGCCATTAGTCGAACTAATAAAAATATAA
- a CDS encoding DUF2953 domain-containing protein: protein MIILRIIGYLLLFIFTIIALLVITPINYSLECSKYEKLNISSKTILFGRLFKVIISVNSQNKMYGILTFIGIPFSFETSLDSVKVDKKLNIKNKTVHKTDELSETKTKKNTKNKKMTDEFVNNLNIDFIVHCLKYINKIWTSIKPKQLTLYAIYGFEDPYYTGLVCSFTNALSPILKEYDVNLSPSFGESILSGELKIKGRITIIVLIYVIVRFMVTNPIKNILKNIIRIKKEEKIYAN from the coding sequence ATGATAATTTTACGAATTATAGGGTATTTATTGTTATTCATATTTACTATTATTGCCTTACTAGTAATTACTCCAATCAATTATAGCCTAGAATGTTCAAAATACGAGAAACTTAATATATCTTCAAAAACAATTCTTTTTGGTAGGCTTTTTAAAGTAATTATATCTGTGAACAGTCAAAATAAAATGTATGGTATTTTAACTTTTATTGGCATACCATTTAGTTTTGAAACTTCCTTAGATTCAGTCAAAGTAGATAAGAAGTTAAATATTAAGAACAAAACTGTTCACAAAACCGATGAACTTTCAGAAACTAAAACCAAGAAAAATACAAAAAATAAAAAAATGACTGATGAATTTGTTAATAATTTGAATATAGATTTTATAGTTCACTGTTTAAAATATATAAATAAAATTTGGACCAGTATAAAACCTAAACAGCTAACTTTATACGCTATTTATGGATTTGAAGACCCCTATTATACTGGGCTAGTATGTTCTTTTACAAACGCACTTTCACCAATCTTAAAGGAATATGATGTTAATTTATCTCCATCCTTTGGTGAATCTATATTGTCAGGAGAATTAAAAATTAAGGGAAGAATTACCATAATAGTTTTAATTTACGTAATTGTAAGATTTATGGTTACTAACCCTATTAAAAATATATTAAAAAATATAATAAGAATTAAAAAGGAGGAAAAAATTTATGCAAACTAA
- a CDS encoding GerW family sporulation protein — protein MQTNFTENTSALFEKLEKFFTSKTVVGETIVVGDVTLIPMINISFGLGTGSGDGTDEKGNKGVGGGGGVGAKATPTAIIAITNGKVEVLPINQRGGLEKLLDMVPDIVSKINIPNSECTKTEE, from the coding sequence ATGCAAACTAACTTTACTGAGAACACCAGTGCTCTATTTGAAAAGCTAGAAAAATTCTTTACATCTAAAACTGTAGTAGGTGAAACTATAGTTGTAGGTGATGTAACTCTTATCCCTATGATTAATATATCTTTCGGACTTGGTACTGGTTCAGGAGATGGAACTGACGAAAAAGGAAACAAAGGTGTAGGTGGTGGCGGAGGTGTTGGAGCCAAAGCAACTCCAACAGCTATTATTGCAATAACTAATGGTAAAGTAGAAGTATTACCTATCAATCAGAGAGGTGGACTTGAGAAGCTTTTAGATATGGTACCTGATATAGTATCTAAAATAAACATCCCAAATAGCGAATGTACTAAAACTGAAGAGTAA
- a CDS encoding serine hydrolase domain-containing protein: MKKSIILVLLFFIVITPFFFNYNEFIRTNDYERLISNIKEETPNILNKYKIPGAAIAIIRGDEIAWVGTFGYADIEAKKPIQEDTIFQVASISKPVTTLGIMKLYDLGKLDLDEPLEKYITRWELPESTYDKNKVTTRSVLSHSSGLSMGGGYPGYEPERKLPTLEESLSGLGGGSKPVELVYEPGGKYSYSGGGYNLMQLLIEEITEKDFIDYMSKEVLIPMGMTSSSFSWNEDLHGKTAKAYDEDLKLLPNYLFIEMAAAGLYTTIEDMSRFAITNIKSTKGNGFLKEDIMETMLEPVIKVNGLTGLFYDYMALGHFVNELEDSKYYISHDGANKGWRASFALAPKEGDAIIILTNGNNGSYLLNEVLNSWHFTVFNKNRGFDKIQHRANSILYSLGCILLLSSINSIFNTSIKLRNGKYRIVGFNNRNEFVFSSMLSLILIAIVCLLRLYLVPLLSFINPRTNIIFITVYIRTLVHIMQLFIKENNEVGANVNYT, encoded by the coding sequence ATGAAAAAATCAATTATTTTAGTTTTATTATTTTTTATTGTAATAACACCTTTCTTTTTTAACTATAATGAATTTATTAGGACAAATGATTATGAAAGGTTAATAAGTAATATTAAAGAGGAAACACCTAATATCCTTAATAAATATAAAATACCTGGGGCAGCTATCGCTATAATAAGAGGAGATGAGATAGCGTGGGTAGGTACCTTTGGATATGCAGATATAGAAGCCAAAAAACCTATTCAAGAGGACACAATATTTCAAGTGGCATCAATATCAAAACCTGTCACTACCTTAGGCATAATGAAACTATATGATTTAGGAAAATTAGATTTAGACGAACCTTTGGAGAAGTATATAACAAGATGGGAGTTACCAGAATCTACATATGATAAAAATAAAGTTACAACAAGAAGTGTATTGAGTCATAGCTCTGGGTTAAGTATGGGCGGGGGGTATCCAGGTTATGAACCAGAGAGGAAACTACCAACTTTAGAAGAGTCATTAAGTGGTTTAGGTGGGGGTTCAAAACCAGTAGAATTAGTATATGAACCTGGGGGTAAGTATAGTTATTCTGGTGGCGGTTATAATTTAATGCAGTTGTTAATTGAAGAGATTACTGAGAAAGATTTTATAGATTATATGAGTAAAGAAGTTCTTATTCCTATGGGTATGACTAGTAGTAGTTTTAGCTGGAATGAAGATTTACATGGTAAGACTGCCAAGGCATATGATGAAGATTTAAAATTATTGCCTAACTATCTATTTATAGAAATGGCTGCAGCGGGACTGTATACTACTATAGAAGATATGAGCAGATTTGCAATAACTAATATTAAAAGCACTAAAGGAAATGGATTTCTGAAGGAAGATATAATGGAAACTATGCTTGAACCTGTAATAAAGGTTAATGGGTTAACTGGTTTATTTTATGATTATATGGCATTGGGTCATTTTGTAAATGAATTAGAGGATAGTAAGTATTATATTTCTCATGATGGTGCTAACAAGGGTTGGAGGGCTTCATTTGCTTTAGCACCAAAAGAAGGGGATGCAATAATTATTTTAACAAATGGAAATAATGGATCATATCTTTTGAATGAGGTTCTAAATTCATGGCATTTTACAGTTTTTAATAAAAATCGAGGGTTTGATAAAATACAGCATAGGGCAAATTCTATTTTATATTCTTTGGGATGTATTTTATTACTCTCTTCTATAAATTCTATTTTTAATACGAGCATAAAACTTCGTAACGGAAAATATCGTATAGTTGGTTTCAATAATAGAAACGAATTTGTTTTTAGCTCTATGTTGAGTTTGATTTTAATTGCAATAGTTTGCTTATTAAGATTATATTTAGTCCCGTTACTAAGCTTTATTAATCCAAGGACTAACATTATATTTATAACCGTATACATTAGAACCTTAGTTCATATAATGCAGTTATTTATTAAAGAGAATAACGAAGTGGGAGCTAACGTTAATTATACTTAA
- a CDS encoding NCS2 family permease: protein MTNKIYPWFKREDIDGFFALFQNNLANFVLIAVSMISMGFPSSIVYGRVIPGAAISVMFGNLYYAHMAGKLAKKENRTDVTALSYGISTPVMFIYLFGVLRPALELTGNPETAWKIAMAACLLGGVVEALGSVLGKWVHKHLPRASMLGALAGVAFAFIGGELFFKTFEMPIVGMLVLAIILIGLVTKRPMPFKIPASLFAIIIGTTLSYAIGQSDVSKITEGLSTVGFYLPLPTLGFIEGFSYLTSTMAGLFAILLPISIYNFIETMNNVEAMAAAGDSYDVQEAQLFDGVGTIVGSLFGGVFPTTVYIASIGSKWMNAGRGYSILNGVVFLVASTFGIIAAMSKIIPIAVISPILVFVGISMVSQTFASVEKKHFPAVVLAMFPYFANYIMTRFNGPAGDVVKNLSSGIVPLGQGAMFTGLIWGAILVFIIDNKYYSAAIAAVAGAFLSAVGFMHAPKLGLFFDYQYFVGYIVMAIFFVGYKFSFDVKESDSTVVLGALKASVEEK from the coding sequence ATGACAAATAAAATTTACCCTTGGTTTAAAAGAGAGGATATAGATGGGTTTTTTGCTTTATTTCAAAATAACTTAGCAAATTTCGTATTAATTGCTGTGTCAATGATTTCAATGGGTTTCCCAAGCAGTATTGTATATGGAAGAGTAATACCTGGAGCAGCAATTTCTGTAATGTTTGGTAACCTATACTATGCGCATATGGCTGGAAAGCTTGCAAAAAAAGAAAATAGAACAGATGTAACTGCTTTATCTTATGGAATAAGTACACCTGTTATGTTTATTTATTTATTTGGTGTTTTAAGACCAGCCTTGGAATTAACAGGAAATCCAGAAACAGCATGGAAAATTGCAATGGCAGCCTGTTTGCTTGGTGGTGTAGTAGAAGCTTTAGGAAGTGTTCTAGGGAAATGGGTTCACAAGCATTTACCAAGAGCATCAATGTTAGGAGCTTTAGCTGGAGTTGCTTTTGCTTTTATTGGAGGGGAATTGTTCTTTAAAACGTTTGAAATGCCTATAGTGGGAATGCTTGTTTTAGCAATTATACTAATTGGACTTGTTACAAAAAGACCTATGCCTTTTAAAATACCAGCATCATTATTTGCTATAATTATTGGTACAACATTATCTTATGCTATTGGGCAATCTGATGTTAGTAAAATTACTGAAGGATTATCAACAGTAGGTTTCTATTTACCACTCCCTACACTAGGATTTATTGAAGGTTTTTCTTATTTAACTAGTACAATGGCAGGACTATTTGCAATTTTATTACCAATATCAATTTATAACTTTATTGAAACAATGAATAACGTTGAAGCAATGGCCGCTGCAGGGGATAGTTATGATGTACAAGAAGCACAATTATTCGACGGCGTAGGAACAATTGTAGGCTCTTTATTTGGTGGGGTTTTTCCAACGACAGTTTATATAGCATCAATTGGTTCTAAGTGGATGAATGCTGGTAGAGGGTATTCAATTCTTAACGGGGTAGTATTTCTTGTAGCATCTACCTTTGGAATTATTGCAGCTATGTCTAAAATTATACCAATTGCTGTTATATCACCGATACTTGTATTTGTAGGTATTTCAATGGTATCTCAAACCTTTGCTTCTGTTGAGAAGAAACACTTTCCAGCTGTAGTACTTGCAATGTTCCCATATTTTGCAAATTATATTATGACAAGATTTAATGGACCAGCTGGAGATGTAGTTAAAAATCTTTCTAGTGGTATTGTTCCATTAGGACAAGGTGCTATGTTTACAGGATTAATATGGGGAGCAATTTTAGTATTTATCATTGATAATAAGTACTATAGTGCGGCAATTGCAGCAGTCGCAGGGGCATTCTTATCTGCTGTAGGATTTATGCACGCCCCAAAATTAGGATTATTCTTTGATTATCAATACTTTGTTGGATATATAGTTATGGCTATATTCTTTGTTGGGTACAAATTCTCATTCGATGTTAAAGAGAGTGATAGTACTGTGGTGTTAGGAGCATTAAAAGCGAGTGTTGAAGAAAAATAA
- a CDS encoding HD domain-containing phosphohydrolase, producing the protein MKSIRRLVALIVTAIICVLTIALLINNYYLRPILIQWVDMNKELLGFSETYIEADLNIRVMDNVVSQVTSTQIIEPGRLIRIKDAHNENYQNLVLKFDQLISINQSINGTLTSLEGYSLLSFFINYDNFVNLFKNLAEKTEAINNSILDLSDISITDQKLSIVELHKEYKELRAPLSDVRLKYGELTGQVIPKFINILNITLIVLFVIVTVLASLLNKVAGRVLRYIFDSFKILNSNNYNVNNIPRLKSTFEEEKLIGEFVDDIFNERLFINKIKEIVSTEYIIDNIIEKLLVLVKDILNTDRIGVAFVDYKKQSIIAEHGAFNYGKVLLGPGFEVEFHKTGLTKLIDTKKPIITMSIQNELAKRPESESLKLLNQEGIKSNMIIPLIINNVVLGFLFFSSVEENNYNSKSVQFGVKISTEISNILDKTYLTKKMFSTATRTFANLVEKRDNETGNHILRMTQYSRIIAEELINHLDSNYRVNESFVSDIINYASIHDIGKIGIPDEVLKKPGRLTNEERTIMQTHSTIGASILTDLEQSLKIFNRDFYRTAIDIAHFHHERWDGKGYPEGLSGLHIPLAARIVSIADVFDALTSRRVYKDSIGFEESVKIINEGSGTQFDPQLVRVFNNALQKFKDVYESDIFTNKDYYYEKQFRLSNNKAYT; encoded by the coding sequence ATGAAAAGCATAAGACGTTTAGTTGCACTAATAGTAACAGCAATTATATGTGTACTTACTATTGCATTACTAATTAATAATTATTACCTTAGGCCGATTCTCATTCAATGGGTAGATATGAATAAGGAACTTTTGGGATTTAGTGAGACATATATTGAGGCAGATTTAAATATCAGAGTTATGGATAACGTCGTATCACAAGTAACATCAACACAAATAATTGAACCAGGAAGACTTATTAGAATAAAAGATGCTCATAATGAAAATTATCAAAATTTAGTTTTAAAATTTGATCAGTTAATCTCTATTAATCAAAGCATAAATGGCACTTTGACTAGTTTAGAGGGATACTCATTACTAAGCTTTTTTATAAACTATGATAATTTTGTAAATTTATTTAAAAACTTGGCTGAAAAGACTGAAGCAATAAATAACTCGATATTAGACTTATCTGATATATCTATCACAGATCAAAAATTATCAATAGTAGAACTTCATAAGGAATACAAAGAGTTAAGGGCTCCTCTATCTGATGTAAGATTAAAATACGGAGAATTAACAGGCCAGGTTATACCTAAGTTTATTAATATTCTTAATATTACATTAATAGTTCTATTTGTAATAGTGACAGTACTTGCTTCTTTGCTTAATAAAGTAGCTGGACGCGTTTTAAGATATATTTTTGATAGTTTTAAAATTTTAAATAGTAATAATTATAATGTAAATAACATACCAAGATTAAAATCAACTTTTGAAGAAGAAAAATTAATTGGTGAATTTGTAGATGATATTTTTAACGAAAGATTATTCATAAATAAAATTAAGGAAATAGTAAGTACAGAATATATAATAGACAATATAATAGAGAAGCTTTTAGTATTAGTTAAGGATATTTTAAATACTGATAGAATCGGAGTAGCTTTTGTAGATTATAAAAAACAATCAATAATAGCAGAGCATGGTGCTTTTAATTATGGTAAAGTTCTTCTAGGCCCAGGTTTTGAAGTTGAGTTTCATAAAACTGGGCTAACTAAGTTAATTGACACTAAGAAACCTATTATTACTATGAGTATTCAGAATGAATTAGCCAAAAGACCAGAAAGTGAATCTCTAAAATTATTAAATCAAGAGGGCATTAAGTCAAATATGATAATACCCTTAATAATTAATAACGTAGTTTTAGGGTTTCTCTTCTTCAGTTCCGTAGAAGAAAATAACTATAATAGTAAATCAGTGCAATTTGGTGTGAAAATATCCACCGAAATTTCTAACATTTTGGATAAAACATATTTAACTAAAAAAATGTTTTCCACAGCTACTAGAACTTTTGCAAATCTAGTTGAAAAGCGAGATAATGAAACAGGTAACCATATTCTAAGAATGACCCAATATTCTAGAATAATAGCTGAGGAACTAATCAATCATCTAGATAGTAATTATAGAGTTAATGAGAGCTTTGTAAGTGATATCATTAACTATGCATCAATACATGATATTGGGAAAATTGGTATACCAGATGAAGTACTAAAAAAGCCTGGTAGGCTAACAAACGAAGAGAGAACTATAATGCAGACTCATTCCACGATAGGTGCTAGTATACTAACAGATCTTGAACAGAGCTTAAAAATATTTAACAGAGATTTTTATAGAACAGCAATTGATATTGCTCATTTTCATCATGAAAGATGGGATGGGAAGGGATACCCAGAAGGCCTATCAGGACTACATATTCCATTAGCAGCTAGAATCGTAAGTATTGCAGATGTTTTCGATGCTTTGACGTCGAGAAGGGTATATAAAGATAGCATTGGTTTTGAGGAATCAGTTAAAATAATAAATGAAGGTTCTGGTACACAATTTGACCCTCAACTAGTTCGTGTATTTAATAATGCGTTACAAAAATTTAAAGATGTTTATGAAAGTGATATCTTTACGAATAAAGATTATTATTATGAGAAACAATTTAGATTGAGCAATAATAAAGCATATACTTAA
- a CDS encoding GGDEF domain-containing protein, producing the protein MASELSLIVLAVLFSSIISFIIQNLVFEWDKESGKKFFQCMLIILLMALILKRIPLIARIQLHYGFFTAIVFNIYKQNIFISSVVSFFTSIIINLADIGSGLLLHTTSSLLKEDITSSIELNTFLYLTMLAISVLLISFVNLTCREFYINKNTLNKYETVMPLVFILILFVISSLRIIQNISYANFHIAQLLMLVIIITIMGLLVSFFILTRDYLIKSSEYELMKKRIEIDSMTNTYVRESGLNYMREAIDVCKKDKKPISFGFIDINNLKHINDSYGHLEGDKCIVRVSGAINSILRKSDYICRLGGDEFVFALPGCEYIKAEDVVNRIRLELGKISSELSYDISISVGLYEKNPIEDIELEEIINTIDKEMYKDKINYKILTEKSL; encoded by the coding sequence ATGGCATCTGAGTTAAGTTTGATAGTTCTTGCGGTTTTGTTTAGCTCAATTATCTCTTTTATTATACAGAATTTAGTATTTGAATGGGATAAAGAGAGTGGTAAAAAGTTTTTTCAATGTATGCTCATTATTTTACTTATGGCGCTTATATTGAAACGTATCCCTTTAATCGCAAGAATACAACTTCACTACGGTTTTTTTACTGCAATAGTATTTAATATTTATAAACAAAATATTTTTATATCCTCAGTCGTTAGTTTTTTCACAAGCATTATAATAAATTTAGCTGATATTGGATCTGGTTTATTATTGCATACAACTAGTAGTTTGCTAAAGGAAGATATTACAAGTAGTATAGAATTAAATACATTCTTGTACTTGACTATGCTAGCAATTTCAGTTTTATTGATTAGCTTTGTTAATTTAACATGTAGAGAATTCTATATCAATAAAAATACATTAAATAAATATGAAACTGTAATGCCATTAGTTTTTATTCTCATCCTATTTGTTATTAGTTCCCTAAGAATAATCCAAAATATATCTTATGCGAATTTTCATATAGCTCAACTATTGATGCTAGTAATAATAATTACTATTATGGGTCTATTAGTTTCTTTCTTTATTCTAACAAGGGATTATCTAATTAAATCAAGCGAATATGAATTAATGAAAAAGAGAATAGAAATTGATAGCATGACTAATACATACGTACGTGAATCAGGGTTGAATTATATGAGAGAGGCCATAGATGTATGCAAGAAGGATAAAAAGCCTATTTCCTTCGGATTTATTGATATAAATAATCTAAAGCATATAAATGATAGTTATGGACATCTAGAAGGAGATAAATGTATTGTTAGAGTTAGTGGAGCAATTAATAGTATTCTAAGGAAGAGTGATTATATATGTAGACTTGGTGGTGACGAATTTGTTTTCGCATTACCCGGATGTGAATACATAAAAGCGGAAGATGTGGTAAATAGAATAAGATTAGAATTAGGTAAAATTTCTTCTGAATTATCCTATGATATTAGTATAAGTGTTGGGTTATATGAAAAAAATCCAATTGAGGATATAGAACTAGAAGAAATTATTAATACTATAGATAAAGAAATGTATAAGGATAAAATAAACTATAAAATATTGACTGAAAAAAGCTTATAG
- a CDS encoding enoyl-CoA hydratase-related protein: MNFENLLFEQKGKVGIITINNPKSLNALNPRVVADIESAFDQISKTDEISVVIITGAGKAFVAGADIVTMSTMYPTEARKWAEEAMRTFRKIELLEKPVIAAINGFALGGGCELALACDIRIASDNAKLGQPEITLGITPGFGGTQRLPRVIGAAKAKEFIFTGGMYTAEEAEKVGLLNKVVKPEELMDVALSMATRMSELPSVAMSYCKTAINRGIEVDLDTGLEIEKDLFALCFATEDQKEGMGAFVQKRKAEFKGK, encoded by the coding sequence ATGAATTTTGAAAACTTATTATTTGAACAAAAGGGTAAAGTTGGAATTATTACTATAAACAACCCAAAATCATTAAATGCTCTAAATCCAAGAGTGGTTGCAGATATTGAAAGTGCATTTGATCAAATTAGTAAAACTGATGAAATATCAGTTGTTATTATTACAGGTGCGGGTAAAGCCTTTGTTGCTGGAGCAGATATAGTTACTATGAGTACTATGTACCCAACAGAAGCAAGAAAATGGGCTGAAGAAGCTATGAGAACCTTTAGAAAAATAGAGCTTCTAGAAAAACCAGTAATAGCTGCAATCAATGGCTTTGCATTAGGCGGTGGCTGTGAATTAGCATTAGCTTGTGATATTAGAATAGCATCTGATAATGCTAAGTTAGGACAACCTGAAATAACCTTAGGGATTACACCAGGTTTTGGAGGTACTCAAAGATTACCAAGAGTAATCGGTGCTGCTAAAGCTAAAGAGTTTATCTTTACTGGTGGAATGTATACGGCAGAAGAGGCTGAAAAAGTTGGTCTGCTTAATAAGGTTGTTAAACCAGAAGAGCTTATGGATGTGGCTTTATCAATGGCAACAAGAATGTCAGAGCTTCCAAGTGTAGCAATGAGTTACTGTAAAACTGCTATTAATAGAGGAATTGAAGTAGATTTAGATACAGGTTTAGAAATCGAAAAAGATTTATTTGCTCTTTGTTTTGCAACGGAAGATCAAAAAGAAGGTATGGGAGCTTTTGTTCAAAAAAGAAAAGCAGAATTTAAAGGTAAATAA
- a CDS encoding DUF1904 domain-containing protein: MPQIKVRGIEPQEICKIDIDLINTLAEIVGCPKDYFEIECIQSVAIRNGKIDKVYPFIEVSWFDRGQDIQNLVAKTIYDYARKINVENLDIAFTYFQERNYYENGEHF; encoded by the coding sequence ATGCCACAAATTAAAGTTAGAGGAATTGAACCTCAAGAAATTTGCAAGATAGATATAGATCTAATAAATACGTTAGCTGAAATTGTTGGGTGCCCAAAGGATTACTTCGAAATAGAATGTATTCAATCTGTTGCCATAAGAAATGGTAAAATAGATAAAGTTTACCCGTTTATAGAAGTATCTTGGTTTGACAGGGGACAAGATATACAGAATTTAGTTGCTAAAACCATATATGATTATGCAAGAAAAATTAATGTAGAAAACTTAGATATTGCTTTTACATACTTTCAAGAAAGAAACTATTATGAAAATGGTGAACATTTTTAA
- a CDS encoding anti-sigma factor family protein: protein MGCSFDQNLLHDYLENTIEPLEKIILLEHLKVCKECRQELTELKLLYWEFNSLPDIDLPIETMSVKESVINKIKKDQIKDNDKYSFKNYISTQSSALESASIFLRFIPGTTIASNLLDSVSTTFVKKRKIFTMRGIL, encoded by the coding sequence ATGGGATGCTCTTTTGACCAAAATCTATTACATGACTATTTAGAAAATACAATTGAACCTCTTGAAAAAATAATTTTATTAGAACACCTTAAGGTCTGCAAAGAATGTAGACAGGAACTAACAGAACTTAAATTATTATACTGGGAGTTTAATAGTTTACCAGATATAGATTTACCTATAGAGACGATGAGTGTAAAAGAATCAGTTATTAATAAAATAAAAAAGGATCAAATTAAAGATAATGATAAATACAGTTTTAAAAACTATATTTCCACCCAAAGTAGTGCCTTAGAAAGTGCATCTATTTTCTTAAGGTTTATACCAGGCACCACAATAGCTTCTAATCTTCTTGATAGTGTTTCTACTACTTTTGTTAAAAAGAGAAAGATTTTTACTATGAGAGGTATTTTATGA
- a CDS encoding HDOD domain-containing protein produces MNSSMINLEQIIEQAVDIPTLPNVVIRIMELTQDANSTAKDIEEEILKDQALTAKVLKLANSAFYSYPRRISSISQATVLLGFQTIKSITLTASVGNILSKELKGYALGEQTLLKQSQLCAMVSSMIAKRIKYKKVENAYIAGLLRDIGKLVLNHYMNEQYVNVINKVDKENITFLDAEEAILGFNHAEVGSIIAEKWNLPAELVEAIACHHTPELAKVNKEITAIVHVADAIVMMTGIGMGMDGLAYNFSPDAISLLGLTEKDVEDILSDSTELLVDQD; encoded by the coding sequence ATGAATAGTAGTATGATTAACTTAGAACAAATTATTGAACAGGCTGTGGATATACCAACACTACCTAATGTCGTTATTAGAATAATGGAATTGACCCAGGATGCAAATTCAACTGCAAAAGATATAGAAGAAGAAATTCTTAAGGACCAGGCTTTAACAGCAAAGGTTTTGAAATTGGCAAACTCAGCATTTTACAGTTACCCAAGAAGAATAAGTAGTATTTCTCAAGCTACAGTGTTGTTAGGTTTTCAAACTATTAAAAGTATAACCTTAACAGCTTCTGTTGGTAATATATTAAGTAAAGAGCTTAAAGGATATGCTTTAGGAGAGCAAACCTTATTAAAGCAATCACAGTTATGCGCAATGGTGTCAAGTATGATAGCTAAAAGAATAAAGTATAAAAAGGTTGAGAATGCATACATTGCTGGTTTGTTAAGGGATATTGGCAAATTAGTTTTGAATCACTATATGAATGAACAATATGTTAATGTGATTAACAAAGTAGATAAAGAAAATATTACATTTCTAGATGCAGAGGAAGCAATACTAGGTTTTAATCATGCTGAAGTGGGCTCAATTATTGCAGAAAAGTGGAATCTTCCTGCGGAATTAGTTGAGGCTATAGCATGTCATCACACTCCAGAATTGGCTAAAGTAAATAAAGAGATTACAGCAATTGTACATGTTGCAGATGCAATTGTTATGATGACAGGAATTGGGATGGGGATGGATGGATTAGCATATAACTTTTCTCCGGATGCTATTTCATTATTAGGTTTAACTGAAAAAGATGTGGAGGATATCTTATCAGATTCAACAGAATTATTAGTAGATCAAGATTAA